The Triticum aestivum cultivar Chinese Spring chromosome 3A, IWGSC CS RefSeq v2.1, whole genome shotgun sequence genome includes a region encoding these proteins:
- the LOC123063098 gene encoding uncharacterized protein, with translation MASQEQPPSLPPPAEPAATTTLTGLGSDLLREIFLLLPSLPSLVRAAFACRTFLDAVRSSPAFRRRFRELHPQPLLGIFFDPDGPAIPAFAPLRRRDDPDRRAAVRRGDFFLTGLPDDDDDARPGWVISDCHDGYLVLEHIYTREALAYNPLTLALDLLPPLPDEFYEGFQGHYNGLDYHVHAPEECRDHGAFRVIYACHDDSRARAAVFSSDSGTRA, from the coding sequence ATGGCCTCCCAGGAGCAGCCACCAAGTCTGCCGCCGCCGGCGGAACCCGCCGCTACCACCACTCTAACCGGCCTCGGCAGCGACCTCCTCCGTGAGATATTCCTCCTGCTCCCGTCCCTGCCGAGCCTCGTGCGCGCGGCCTTCGCCTGCCGCACCTTCCTCGACGCCGTGCGCTCGTCCCCGGCCTTCAGGCGCCGCTTCCGCGAGCTGCACCCGCAGCCGCTCCTGGGCATCTTCTTCGACCCCGACGGCCCCGCCATCCCGGCCTTCGCGCCCCTCCGCCGCCGCGACGACCCGGACCGGCGGGCCGCCGTCCGGCGCGGGGACTTCTTCCTCACCGGGctccccgacgacgacgacgacgcgcgcCCCGGCTGGGTCATCAGCGACTGCCACGACGGCTACCTGGTGCTCGAGCACATCTACACGCGGGAGGCCCTCGCCTACAACCCGCTCACGCTGGCCCTGGATCTCCTCCCGCCGCTGCCGGACGAGTTCTACGAGGGCTTCCAGGGCCACTACAACGGCCTCGACTACCACGTCCACGCCCCCGAGGAGTGCCGCGACCACGGGGCGTTCCGCGTGATCTACGCCTGCCACGACGACTCGCGGGCGCGCGCGGCGGTCTTCTCGTCGGACTCGGGCACCAGGGCGTGA